In Panicum virgatum strain AP13 chromosome 4N, P.virgatum_v5, whole genome shotgun sequence, a single window of DNA contains:
- the LOC120669308 gene encoding alpha-1,3-arabinosyltransferase XAT3-like: protein MKSFTNVSRSLLESKLAVGLVAGVFLALEIFLSASPQFAVQGPSGEENEISPRTAPPPLKPICDLSDERYDGCEMWGDARTANGTDKSRVYFIPPPSQLAAAEAAAWSIRSQSRKVIGVREVVVRSLNLSNLHEAPDCTVRRSVPAVVFALGGLTYNFWHAFSDVLVPLFTTARAFGGQVELVATDAPAWFVTKYRRVLRALSQYEVVMLDADAEVRCYPHLIVGLRGHRDFDIDPARAPSNYDMFAFRAFVREAYSLPPPTTALRVKSSGAKPRLMIILRRKTRRFVNADAIVGAIERAGFDVVRMEPTNAADMDAVSREVDACDVLMGAHGAGLTNMVFLRTGAVAVQVIPWGKMEPHGEGFFGAPAAHMGIWHVPYIIAAEESTLYDKYGKDHPVITDPDVFYKNGSNARYYWWEQNFRLNTTRFMPTLERVKRLLQE from the exons ATGAAATCCTTCACCAACGTATCGCGGTCACTCCTTGAGAGCAAGCTCGCCGTCGGGCTGGTCGCCGGCGTCTTCCTCGCGCTGGAGATATTCCTCTCGGCTTCGCCGCAGTTTGCCGTCCAAGGTCCCAGTG GCGAAGAAAATGAGATTTCGCCACGCACTGCTCCCCCTCCACTGAAGCCAATCTGCGACCTTTCCGACGAGCGCTACGACGGCTGCGAGATGTGGGGTGACGCACGCACGGCGAACGGCACTGACAAGTCGCGGGTCTACTTcatcccgccgccgtcgcagctggccgccgccgaggccgccgcctggAGCATCCGCTCGCAGTCCCGCAAGGTCATCGGCGTCCGCGAAGTCGTCGTCAGATCCCTCAACTTGTCAAACCTCCACGAGGCTCCGGACTGCACCGTCCGGCGGAGCGTGCCGGCGGTGGTCTTCGCCCTCGGCGGCCTGACTTACAACTTCTGGCACGCCTTCAGCGACGTGCTGGTCCCGCTCTTCACGACGGCCCGGGCGTTCGGCGGCCAGGTCGAGCTCGTCGCCACCGACGCGCCGGCCTGGTTCGTCACCAAGTACCGCCGCGTACTCCGTGCGCTGTCGCAGTACGAGGTGGTCATGCTCGACGCCGACGCGGAGGTGCGCTGCTACCCGCACCTCATCGTCGGCCTCCGCGGCCACCGCGACTTCGACATCGACCCGGCGCGCGCCCCGAGCAACTACGACATGTTCGCCTTCCGAGCGTTCGTCCGGGAGGCTTACTCCCTGCCGCCACCGACCACCGCGCTCCGGGTCAAATCCAGCGGCGCGAAGCCCCGGCTCATGATCATCCTCCGCCGCAAGACGCGGCGGTTCGTGAACGCCGACGCCATCGTCGGCGCGATCGAGCGCGCGGGGTTCGACGTGGTGCGGATGGAGCCGACGAACGCGGCGGACATGGACGCGGTCTCGCGGGAGGTGGACGCGTGCGACGTGCTCATGGGAGCGCACGGCGCCGGGCTGACGAACATGGTGTTCCTGCGCACGGGCGCCGTGGCGGTGCAGGTGATCCCGTGGGGGAAGATGGAGCCCCACGGCGAGGGGTTCttcggcgcgccggcggcgcacatGGGTATCTGGCACGTCCCGTACATCATCGCCGCAGAGGAGAGCACGCTCTACGACAAGTACGGCAAGGACCACCCGGTGATCACCGATCCCGATGTTTTCTACAAGAATGGGAGCAATGCGAGGTATTACTGGTGGGAGCAGAACTTCCGTCTCAACACCACCAGATTCATGCCGACGCTTGAGAGGGTGAAACGGCTGCTGCAAGAGTGA